One Psychrobacillus glaciei genomic region harbors:
- a CDS encoding S8 family serine peptidase, with protein MKKKLVNRLFSALMVLAMVFSLVGPTMSASANTDVKPFKQTIPNESTMQLKAAIAEQLDLLDGGPKLHKDLQNLSGNKEIAVIIQLSEKPVALEKGINELNGKKLSISEQNQIRTKVLAQQTSVKKELAIKNIIIKQGYTFDTVLNGFAAVVKANDLQKLLTIQGVTLVEPDVIVYASGESRLSKPTKSIMPTKEDIIDAKMNTSISFLGIEKLWNEGIQGQGIKVAVLDTGIDANHPEFEGIYKGGKNFVPNSSTYTRNRADNDASETSPVERPAGTPEFNDKGSAFYTSHGTHVSGIIAAGGANEYGIKGIAPKVDLYMYRVLGAYGSGSNSGIIKAIDTAVIEKMDVINLSLGGENNSETDSGSFAINNAMMAGTIAVVATGNSGPNRGTIGTPSTSRLGIAVGNTTNPETMYNGEVNVTVGAYNLTKKLQLMGTTFGKNLATQLPGEFDLVAIPGNGEAKDYEGIDVKGKVALISRGNIAFVDKIEYARANGAVATIIHNSAAGSNSPKESGVFLGDSFAFIPTFDMSYTDGVAVRAALNGGKGNVSFGNFGSTKTLGDEVNDSSSRGPSTPNFDIKPDVTAPGTNIMSTIPMYKADFPNAVYNEAYDRKTGTSMATPHIAGIAALVKQANPTWNAFDVKVALSNTAKILDKAKYDVFAQGAGRVDAYAAAHPSVLAYATDKAVLDSKGTVVDNIKGTVTFGPQPLSANISVTKQVLVKDLKGNGGNYNVTVDVTKTFGDAKVTVDKPTFTLAGEQLLNVKLTGSKATAPKGSEILGYIRINGGGSEISLPFAADLTTVVPIAIKDMKITETDLSFNGDGVKDEAVLSWTLTGNVTTNYIEIWDIMNPDGGEYGDGYIGYIHAAASLRAGSYTLAVKGPYKPWSSAPVTTIPDGLYTMDFSAATSTGPIGAYVGPIIVKTTKPVITGSVKDKVAKGQVSDKYIDYNKELYKYDLDYDLNVKLHASYIATINGVAKEAVKFNLAQDGSFSFPVTDETNSVTVKVTDEAGNFGEALIYEKKEPEAVVTLSVNPTELDLTTGGTVQLAVTETSTPATGQATNKDVTAAATYVVSDESVAKVTNGLVTAVAKGSTTITISHGVNKVTVNVTVKDPVVEAPVVTLTVNPTELNLATGGKVQLAVTETSTPATGQATNKDVTAAATYVVSDESVAKVTNGLVTAVAKGSTTITISHGVNKVTVNVTVKDPVVVVPGVTLTANNTQLGLEPGKEAQLTITEVTTTSDGKTTQKDVTKAATYKVVDSKVASVTNGLVKAKNEGNTTITVKYGKNELTVNVTVKAPVVTLTANKTQISLEPGKEAQLTIKEVITAADGTTTQTDVTKAATYKVADGKVVSVKDGLVTAKAAGSTAITVKHGKNELTVNVNVIEPVVTLTTNKTDIVLDPGKESQLTIKEVTTGADGKEKQTDVTKFATYVVADEKVASVKSGLVIAKAAGSTKITVKYGKNELNVNVKVIEPQVTLTTNKTDIVLEPEKESKLVIKQVTTTADGKTKEVDVTNFATYTVANSKVASVSSTGIVRAEAVGGTTVTVKYGNNELTVNVKVAEPVVTLSVNKTQIDLEPGKESQLTVKELTISLDGKITEKNVTKAATYTVENSKVASVTDGLIRAKAVGSTKITVKHGKNELTVNVTVTEPEVTLTANQTQLDLEPGNEVQLTMKEVTTTVDGKTTERDVTTAATYKVADGKVASVTSGLVKAKAEGNTIITVKYGKNEVTVNVNVKAPVVTLSVNQTKLEMKPGKEIQLTMKEVTTMADGTTTERDVTTAATYKVADSKVASVSNGLVRAKAEGNTTITVKYGKMEVTIEVIVGNPLIIGDILKVN; from the coding sequence TTGAAGAAAAAATTAGTTAATCGATTATTTAGTGCGTTAATGGTACTAGCTATGGTATTCTCGTTGGTTGGTCCGACGATGAGTGCATCTGCAAATACCGATGTAAAACCATTCAAACAAACTATTCCGAACGAAAGTACGATGCAGTTAAAGGCAGCGATTGCGGAGCAACTAGATTTGTTGGATGGTGGACCAAAGTTACACAAAGACTTACAAAATTTATCGGGCAATAAAGAAATTGCGGTAATCATTCAATTATCTGAAAAACCGGTTGCCCTTGAAAAAGGGATAAATGAATTAAATGGAAAAAAACTCTCAATCTCAGAACAGAATCAAATAAGAACGAAAGTACTAGCACAACAAACATCTGTAAAAAAAGAATTAGCAATAAAAAACATTATTATTAAGCAAGGCTATACATTTGATACCGTTTTGAATGGTTTTGCAGCGGTTGTTAAAGCGAATGACCTCCAAAAATTACTTACTATTCAAGGAGTAACATTAGTAGAACCTGATGTAATTGTGTATGCATCGGGAGAATCAAGACTATCTAAACCAACTAAATCCATCATGCCAACGAAAGAAGATATTATAGATGCAAAGATGAATACAAGTATTTCATTTCTAGGAATTGAAAAGCTTTGGAACGAAGGGATTCAAGGACAAGGCATTAAAGTTGCAGTACTTGATACTGGAATCGATGCGAACCATCCGGAATTTGAAGGGATTTACAAAGGTGGAAAGAACTTTGTCCCGAATTCATCTACCTATACAAGAAATCGTGCAGATAATGATGCGTCGGAAACTTCACCAGTAGAACGCCCAGCTGGAACACCTGAGTTTAATGATAAAGGTAGTGCGTTCTATACTTCTCATGGCACACATGTATCGGGTATTATCGCAGCTGGTGGAGCGAACGAATACGGCATTAAAGGGATTGCACCGAAAGTGGACCTGTATATGTACCGTGTACTTGGAGCATACGGAAGTGGATCTAACTCTGGTATTATAAAAGCGATTGATACTGCTGTAATTGAAAAGATGGATGTTATTAACCTATCACTTGGTGGGGAGAATAACTCAGAAACGGATAGCGGATCTTTCGCAATCAATAACGCTATGATGGCTGGGACAATTGCTGTTGTAGCAACAGGAAACTCAGGTCCAAATAGAGGAACAATAGGAACACCGTCTACATCTCGACTAGGAATTGCGGTTGGAAACACAACAAACCCTGAAACGATGTATAACGGAGAAGTGAATGTCACAGTTGGTGCCTATAATCTTACGAAAAAACTACAATTAATGGGAACTACTTTTGGGAAAAATTTAGCAACACAACTTCCAGGTGAATTTGACTTAGTTGCAATTCCTGGAAACGGAGAAGCAAAGGATTATGAAGGAATCGATGTAAAGGGCAAGGTTGCACTGATTTCTAGAGGTAACATTGCATTTGTCGATAAAATTGAGTATGCAAGAGCGAATGGAGCAGTAGCAACAATCATTCACAACTCTGCAGCGGGGTCCAATTCACCAAAAGAATCAGGAGTATTCCTAGGTGATTCATTTGCATTCATTCCAACATTTGATATGTCTTATACAGACGGAGTTGCAGTACGTGCAGCGTTAAATGGTGGGAAAGGTAATGTTTCTTTTGGTAACTTTGGTTCAACAAAAACATTGGGGGATGAAGTAAACGATTCAAGCTCACGTGGGCCATCCACACCGAACTTTGATATCAAACCAGATGTAACTGCCCCTGGTACAAATATTATGTCAACAATCCCAATGTACAAAGCGGATTTCCCAAATGCTGTTTATAATGAAGCATATGATCGTAAAACGGGAACATCGATGGCTACACCGCATATCGCAGGAATCGCGGCACTTGTCAAACAAGCGAATCCAACTTGGAATGCATTCGATGTGAAAGTAGCGCTTTCAAATACAGCGAAAATTCTGGATAAAGCGAAATATGATGTATTCGCTCAAGGTGCTGGACGTGTTGATGCATATGCGGCCGCTCACCCAAGTGTACTTGCTTATGCGACTGATAAGGCAGTTTTAGACAGTAAAGGTACAGTTGTAGACAACATAAAAGGAACTGTTACTTTCGGTCCACAGCCACTATCAGCAAATATTTCGGTTACGAAACAAGTCCTTGTAAAAGATTTGAAGGGTAACGGTGGAAATTATAATGTGACAGTGGATGTTACCAAGACATTTGGTGATGCCAAAGTGACTGTTGACAAACCGACATTCACGTTGGCTGGTGAACAATTGTTAAATGTTAAATTAACTGGATCAAAAGCTACGGCTCCAAAAGGGTCAGAAATACTAGGATATATCCGTATTAACGGTGGAGGTTCCGAAATTTCATTGCCATTTGCAGCTGATTTAACTACCGTAGTTCCAATAGCAATTAAGGATATGAAAATAACAGAAACAGACCTATCCTTTAATGGAGATGGTGTGAAAGATGAGGCTGTTCTTTCCTGGACTCTGACCGGCAATGTAACAACCAACTATATTGAGATTTGGGATATTATGAATCCTGACGGTGGAGAATACGGGGATGGATATATCGGCTATATACATGCAGCTGCTTCACTTCGTGCTGGTTCATATACGCTAGCAGTAAAAGGACCGTACAAACCATGGAGCAGTGCACCTGTAACAACGATTCCAGATGGTTTATATACGATGGACTTTTCTGCAGCGACATCTACAGGACCAATTGGTGCCTACGTTGGACCAATTATTGTTAAAACAACAAAACCAGTAATTACAGGTTCTGTGAAAGATAAAGTTGCAAAAGGGCAAGTGTCCGACAAATATATCGATTACAATAAAGAATTATATAAGTATGATTTGGATTATGATTTGAATGTAAAACTACACGCTTCTTATATTGCGACTATCAATGGGGTAGCAAAAGAAGCAGTGAAATTCAATTTAGCACAAGATGGATCATTCTCATTCCCTGTAACTGATGAGACAAATTCTGTAACCGTTAAAGTTACGGATGAGGCAGGCAATTTTGGAGAAGCATTAATTTATGAAAAGAAAGAGCCAGAAGCAGTAGTAACACTTTCTGTAAACCCAACAGAACTTGATTTAACTACTGGTGGAACAGTTCAACTTGCTGTTACAGAAACTTCCACACCAGCAACAGGGCAAGCTACGAACAAAGACGTAACTGCAGCAGCTACGTACGTTGTATCAGATGAATCAGTTGCAAAAGTTACGAACGGACTTGTAACGGCAGTGGCAAAAGGCTCCACTACAATTACTATTTCTCATGGTGTCAATAAAGTGACTGTAAATGTGACGGTAAAAGATCCTGTAGTCGAAGCACCAGTAGTAACACTTACTGTGAATCCAACAGAACTTAACTTAGCTACTGGCGGAAAAGTTCAACTTGCTGTTACAGAAACTTCCACACCAGCAACAGGGCAAGCTACGAACAAAGACGTAACTGCAGCAGCTACGTACGTTGTATCAGATGAATCAGTTGCAAAAGTTACGAACGGACTTGTAACGGCAGTGGCAAAAGGCTCCACTACGATTACTATTTCTCATGGTGTCAATAAAGTGACTGTAAATGTGACGGTAAAAGATCCTGTAGTTGTGGTGCCAGGAGTGACACTGACTGCGAACAACACACAACTTGGTTTAGAACCTGGAAAAGAAGCGCAACTTACGATTACAGAAGTAACAACAACTTCAGATGGAAAAACAACGCAAAAAGACGTAACAAAAGCTGCTACGTATAAAGTAGTGGATAGTAAAGTGGCTTCTGTAACGAATGGTTTAGTAAAGGCAAAAAATGAAGGAAATACAACAATCACAGTTAAATATGGTAAAAATGAATTAACTGTAAATGTGACAGTTAAAGCACCAGTGGTAACACTGACTGCAAACAAAACACAAATTAGCCTAGAACCAGGAAAAGAAGCACAACTGACGATTAAAGAAGTAATAACAGCAGCAGACGGAACAACAACACAAACAGACGTAACAAAAGCCGCAACGTATAAAGTAGCAGATGGTAAAGTGGTTTCCGTAAAGGATGGTTTAGTAACAGCAAAAGCTGCAGGAAGTACAGCAATCACCGTTAAACATGGTAAAAATGAGTTAACTGTAAATGTGAATGTGATCGAACCAGTGGTGACACTAACTACAAACAAAACAGACATAGTTCTCGATCCAGGAAAAGAGTCCCAACTGACGATTAAAGAAGTAACAACAGGGGCAGATGGAAAAGAAAAACAGACAGACGTCACAAAATTTGCAACGTATGTAGTAGCAGATGAAAAAGTAGCTTCTGTAAAAAGTGGTTTAGTTATAGCAAAAGCTGCAGGAAGTACAAAAATCACCGTTAAATATGGTAAAAATGAATTAAATGTAAATGTGAAGGTTATAGAACCGCAAGTAACACTGACTACAAACAAAACAGACATTGTTCTTGAACCAGAAAAAGAATCAAAATTAGTGATTAAACAAGTAACTACAACGGCAGACGGTAAAACAAAAGAAGTAGACGTCACAAATTTTGCAACCTATACAGTAGCAAATAGCAAAGTGGCTTCCGTAAGTAGTACTGGTATAGTAAGAGCAGAAGCTGTAGGCGGAACAACAGTCACTGTTAAATACGGGAATAATGAGTTGACTGTCAATGTGAAGGTTGCAGAACCAGTAGTGACACTATCTGTAAACAAAACACAAATTGATTTGGAACCAGGAAAAGAATCACAACTGACGGTTAAAGAGTTAACTATATCGTTGGATGGAAAAATAACAGAAAAAAATGTAACAAAAGCCGCAACGTATACAGTTGAAAATAGTAAAGTGGCATCTGTAACGGATGGTTTAATAAGAGCAAAAGCAGTAGGAAGTACAAAAATTACTGTGAAACATGGTAAAAATGAATTAACTGTAAATGTGACAGTTACAGAACCAGAAGTAACACTGACTGCTAACCAAACACAACTTGATTTGGAACCAGGAAATGAAGTACAACTGACCATGAAAGAAGTAACAACAACGGTAGATGGAAAAACAACCGAAAGAGATGTTACAACCGCTGCAACGTATAAAGTAGCAGATGGTAAAGTGGCTTCCGTAACGAGTGGCTTAGTAAAAGCAAAAGCAGAAGGCAATACCATAATCACTGTTAAATACGGTAAAAATGAAGTAACTGTAAATGTGAACGTTAAAGCACCAGTTGTGACATTGTCCGTAAACCAGACAAAACTTGAGATGAAACCAGGAAAAGAAATACAACTGACTATGAAAGAAGTAACAACAATGGCAGATGGAACAACAACCGAAAGAGACGTTACCACCGCTGCAACATATAAAGTAGCAGATAGTAAAGTAGCTTCTGTAAGTAACGGTTTAGTAAGAGCAAAAGCAGAAGGAAATACAACGATCACCGTTAAATACGGTAAAATGGAAGTGACAATTGAAGTGATCGTTGGAAATCCTTTAATAATAGGAGATATTCTAAAAGTTAACTGA
- a CDS encoding sigma-70 family RNA polymerase sigma factor, with protein MSTFEENLVQFEPMISACIRKLSIYKNHELYRQAGRIALWKAWVKFDAERGDFAPYAYRCIYGGILDELKKEKQIEETIDPMEEEKLTFLIEQTLTQSIHHESLAFALEKLTTNERELILWIFVEGISLQQAATRAGITIPGIKKRRERLLTKLRENMPKKN; from the coding sequence GTGTCAACATTCGAAGAGAATTTAGTACAATTTGAACCAATGATTTCTGCATGCATTCGAAAATTATCTATCTACAAAAATCATGAATTATATAGACAAGCTGGGAGAATTGCGTTGTGGAAAGCATGGGTAAAATTCGATGCGGAGAGAGGTGATTTTGCCCCATATGCATACAGATGCATTTACGGAGGGATTCTAGACGAATTAAAAAAAGAAAAACAAATAGAAGAAACGATTGATCCCATGGAAGAAGAAAAACTGACATTTCTAATAGAGCAAACATTAACCCAAAGCATCCACCATGAATCTTTAGCTTTCGCATTAGAAAAGTTAACAACAAACGAACGAGAACTGATCTTATGGATCTTCGTCGAAGGAATCTCGCTACAACAAGCAGCAACACGAGCAGGAATTACAATTCCAGGTATAAAGAAAAGAAGAGAACGATTGTTGACTAAGTTACGGGAGAATATGCCTAAGAAGAATTAA
- a CDS encoding competence protein ComK, whose protein sequence is MKDCDSNLINKKTLMLESVFTGEFKTKIITTQGIYHSEMTVKQLLGNACILFASTLEGRMQAIKKLMNYVVKTPILIDPNEIGAFPTMSYQHVECVWIFNHQFEIEETGKGVSLVTFSNGMSVQVNVSKNVLLKQQQRLHTLIETYRIIHRDLDQK, encoded by the coding sequence TTGAAAGACTGTGATTCTAATTTAATTAACAAGAAAACTTTGATGCTTGAATCAGTATTTACAGGAGAGTTTAAAACGAAAATTATTACAACCCAAGGCATCTATCACTCCGAAATGACTGTGAAACAATTGCTCGGCAATGCATGCATTCTATTCGCTTCTACACTAGAAGGACGTATGCAAGCAATAAAAAAACTAATGAATTATGTCGTTAAAACACCTATACTCATTGATCCAAATGAGATAGGAGCATTTCCAACTATGTCCTATCAACACGTCGAATGTGTTTGGATTTTTAATCACCAATTTGAAATAGAGGAAACAGGAAAAGGGGTATCCCTTGTTACATTTAGCAATGGAATGTCTGTTCAGGTTAATGTTTCTAAAAATGTCCTGTTGAAACAACAACAAAGACTACACACATTAATCGAGACTTACCGCATCATTCATCGTGATTTAGATCAGAAGTAG
- a CDS encoding S8 family peptidase produces the protein MSKLKILLLSALLVGSLAVPVQGSFAANTTSPIDDMNSTQDSETFRVYVEANNRTMKTSLKGSYKVRWELTENGFSTEMNEKQFEALQKNKNITVTKVQEVYLDTDTRSTEFETTAGEYPTQQTPWGIKAIYNNSNQTTTSGGKGINIAVLDTGANISHYDLISRVNQCKNFTSTPSIINGSCSDGNGHGTHVSGTALADGGSDKAGIYGVAPEANLWAYKVLGDNGSGFSDDIAAGIRHVADQAVATGTKTVINMSLGSAANDSLISSAVNYAYGKGVLIVAAAGNSGPSQGSIGYPGALVSSVAVAALENVQQNGTYRVADFSSRGYATTAGDYIIQQGDVEVSAPGASIYSTWNNGGYNTISGTSMATPHVAGLAAKIWAQNPSWTNIQLRAELQKRAKAVDIKGGIGASVGDDYASGFGFARVQ, from the coding sequence ATGAGCAAATTGAAAATTTTATTGTTAAGTGCACTACTCGTAGGATCATTAGCCGTACCAGTACAAGGAAGCTTTGCAGCAAACACCACTTCCCCTATTGATGACATGAACTCTACACAAGATTCGGAAACTTTTCGAGTTTATGTAGAAGCAAACAATAGAACGATGAAAACTAGTTTAAAAGGATCCTATAAGGTCCGTTGGGAGCTAACAGAGAATGGGTTCTCTACAGAAATGAATGAAAAGCAATTTGAAGCGTTGCAAAAGAACAAAAATATTACTGTTACTAAAGTACAAGAAGTTTATTTAGATACAGATACTCGCTCTACAGAATTCGAAACGACTGCTGGAGAATACCCTACCCAACAAACACCATGGGGAATAAAAGCAATCTATAACAATAGCAATCAAACAACTACTTCTGGCGGAAAAGGTATTAACATAGCTGTCCTAGACACAGGTGCAAACATCAGCCATTATGATTTAATCAGTCGAGTAAACCAATGTAAAAATTTTACGAGTACTCCTTCTATCATTAACGGAAGCTGTTCCGATGGCAATGGACATGGTACGCATGTATCTGGTACTGCATTAGCAGATGGTGGTAGTGATAAAGCAGGTATTTACGGAGTGGCACCAGAGGCAAATCTTTGGGCTTATAAAGTCTTAGGTGACAATGGATCAGGTTTTTCGGATGATATTGCTGCCGGTATCCGACATGTAGCCGATCAAGCAGTAGCAACTGGAACAAAAACCGTGATTAATATGTCTTTAGGATCTGCGGCAAACGATTCTTTAATTTCAAGCGCAGTAAACTACGCTTATGGTAAAGGCGTATTAATCGTGGCGGCGGCTGGAAATTCAGGCCCATCCCAAGGTTCCATTGGCTACCCAGGAGCTTTGGTCAGCTCTGTAGCAGTAGCGGCACTTGAAAACGTTCAGCAAAATGGAACATATCGCGTTGCAGACTTCTCATCCCGCGGATATGCTACAACCGCTGGGGATTATATTATCCAACAAGGGGATGTGGAAGTCTCCGCTCCAGGTGCTTCCATCTATTCTACATGGAATAATGGTGGATACAATACGATTAGCGGCACATCCATGGCAACTCCTCACGTTGCAGGTTTAGCAGCAAAAATTTGGGCCCAGAATCCATCTTGGACAAACATACAACTTCGTGCTGAGTTACAAAAACGAGCAAAAGCTGTCGACATTAAAGGTGGCATTGGTGCTTCAGTAGGAGATGACTATGCTTCTGGATTTGGATTTGCACGTGTACAATAA
- a CDS encoding helix-turn-helix domain-containing protein, with translation MQIGSLIKFHRSKQGMTQSTLSMGICSIPHLSKIENNSKEANKETIRLLLERLAISLQNVEDSSRNIRHVLAEFLAHIQYCEEEKVTEAFLQLEYYQEIVLFTDYIYLNELYKLRYYLFIKDIAKAEKQLKWLQFQKQNFSQHEKYLLSYFSALILVLRGRYEEADELLSNVVQEHIGLGSFEGEIYYHLAVVKGYLDQSSQAILYGKKALQFFKEQYNFKRIIYALMSLAINYSRSKVYNEALETYNYLLRITEMFPHGNLLPQIYHNIGDLHHNMGNYSIALAYFKKSSTIMPKNNENYLLCLYNVSQTEFRLEQWSESKESFELLKEEALKMKALHYRLYAIFYLLLLNDQKEKAMLFLEKKIMPFTSKRGELKEAHHHFSNILADYYKQEGEFEKAVQFIM, from the coding sequence GTGCAAATAGGTTCGTTGATAAAGTTTCATCGTTCAAAACAAGGAATGACTCAGAGTACGCTTTCTATGGGGATTTGTTCGATTCCCCACCTCAGTAAAATTGAGAATAATAGTAAAGAAGCAAATAAGGAAACAATACGATTATTGCTAGAACGATTAGCGATAAGCTTACAAAATGTAGAAGATAGTTCCCGAAACATTCGACATGTATTAGCCGAATTTTTAGCTCATATTCAATATTGCGAGGAAGAGAAAGTAACAGAAGCGTTCTTGCAATTAGAATATTATCAAGAAATTGTTCTATTTACTGACTATATATATCTAAATGAATTATATAAACTGAGATACTATCTGTTTATAAAGGACATAGCTAAAGCTGAAAAACAGTTAAAGTGGTTGCAATTTCAAAAACAGAATTTTTCCCAACATGAAAAGTATTTACTTTCTTATTTTAGTGCGTTAATTTTAGTTTTAAGGGGGAGGTATGAAGAAGCTGATGAGCTACTTTCTAACGTTGTCCAAGAACATATAGGATTGGGTTCTTTTGAAGGAGAAATATATTATCATTTAGCAGTTGTGAAAGGATATTTAGATCAGTCTAGTCAGGCTATACTTTACGGTAAAAAAGCGTTGCAATTTTTTAAAGAACAATATAACTTTAAAAGAATTATTTATGCCCTCATGTCACTAGCGATCAATTATTCACGTTCAAAAGTTTATAATGAAGCGCTTGAAACTTATAATTATCTTTTACGAATAACAGAAATGTTTCCTCATGGTAATTTGCTTCCTCAGATATATCATAATATTGGTGACCTACATCATAATATGGGGAATTATTCAATTGCACTTGCTTATTTTAAAAAAAGCTCTACTATTATGCCTAAAAACAATGAAAACTATCTACTTTGTTTATATAATGTTTCCCAGACTGAGTTCAGATTGGAGCAGTGGTCTGAAAGCAAAGAGAGTTTTGAACTTTTAAAAGAGGAAGCACTAAAAATGAAAGCGTTACATTATCGGTTATACGCAATATTTTATTTATTATTGTTAAATGACCAAAAAGAAAAAGCCATGTTATTTTTAGAGAAAAAAATAATGCCATTTACATCCAAGCGAGGCGAGTTAAAAGAGGCACATCATCATTTTTCAAACATCTTAGCCGATTATTATAAACAAGAAGGAGAATTTGAAAAGGCTGTCCAATTTATTATGTAA